CTTGTTGCCCCAGTCCTCGGACGGCAGCGAGATGAAGCGGATCGTATAGGTCTGGTCGTCGAAGCTGCCCTGCAGCACGTACACGCCGTAGTGGTTCTCGCCCTGCGAGATGATCTTGTACATGCCGTTGCTGTAGTAATAGATCTCCGCATCGGGGAACGGTTTCTTGTCGTACAACTTGCGGTAGTGCAGCACCTGCTTCCAGGTGGGCTGGCCGAATCCGACCGTCAGCGTCTTGCCGTCCGCGGACGTGGTCAGATCCTCCGCATGCGCGCCGGGCACGCTCATCGCCATCAGCAGCATCGCCATCGCCATCGTTTTCACTCTCTGTCTCCGCTCGGATTGCGCACAGCGTCCGCTGGGTGCGCCGCGCATGTCGGCGGCGACTGTACCTAGCCAACAATGTTGCATCACGGCAATCGGTAGCAGTTTGCGTGCGCCGGTGTAGACGGTCCACGGCGCAGCGGCGTACCCCTCCCACATCACCGCACGGCCATGCCATGCTCCTGGCACGCCTGCCGATGCAGCGAAAACGGCACGCCGCATCGCGTGTGCGCGTGTGTGCTCAGGACAGCGGATGCGCGTCCAGGAAGCGGCGGATCGCCGGCACCAGCACCTCGTGCTTGTCTTCCAGCACGTAGTGGTTGGCGTTCTCGAAGGCCATCACCTCGGCCTGCGGCAGCGCGCGGCGGAAGCCCTCCAGGAAATGATGGTCGAAGCAGATGTCGCGCAGGCCCCAGCCGATAAAGGCCGGGCGATCGGCGAACGACGGCAGCGCCTGCTCGGCCCGCGCCAGCAGCGACCAGGCCTTGTCCGCCGGCGACAGCGGGATGTCCTGCATGAAGCGGATGGTGGAGATGCGGTTGGCCCAACTGTCGTACGGCGCCACGTAGGCGCGGCGCACGCCGGCGGGCATGCGCCGCGACACGCCCAACCACGACGCACCGGAGGAGAATGCGTTGAAGGTGCGGATGAACCACTCGCCCAGGCGCCAATGCCGGCCCATCGCGATCTGCCACGGCATCGGCTTGGCCGCCGGCAGCGGGAACGCCGCGGTATTGGTGATGACCAGGCGCCGCAGCTGCGCGTGATGCGACAGCGCCCAGCCGAAGCCGATCATGCCGCCCCAGTCATGCACCGCCAGCGTCACCGGCCCGTCGATGCGCAGGTGCCGCAGCAGCGCATCCAGATCGTCCACGCGCGATTGCAGGGTGTAGTCGTACCCCGGCTGCGCGCCGGGCGCATCGTCCGGCTTGTCCGACAGGCCCATGCCGATGTGGTCGGGCACGATGCAGCGATAGCGGTCCGACAACCCGCTCACCAGCGTGCGCCACAGATAGCTCCACGATGGGTTGCCGTGCAGCATCACCACCACCTCGCCCTCGCGCGGGCCTTCGTCGAGATAGGACATGTGCAGCCCCGGGCGGACCTGGAAGCGCTGCGGGGTGAAGGGGTAGCCGGGGTAGTTCATGTCAATCGCATCCGATCCAGATCGAAGGAACCCGCGTCTTGTCGGCATCCGTCCAATTGCCGCGGGTAGAAAAATTACGCTCACCACACTCACATCCCACCATGACGGTTGCCCCCTCCTCTGGACGGGCCACATCGCACGCGAAAAATGCCGTGCTTGCCATCACGCCATCAAGTCCTCGCCAAGCGCAGTCACACGGTAGGCAGGCAGGTGATGGTCGTCATTGGAGAGCAGGCGCAGAAAAGCAGGGTGCAGGAACAGCTTCTCCTTGCCCATGCGCTGCTCCTGCAACACGCCGATCTGCACCAGCTCGCGCAAGTGGCGGGCTGCAGTCTGCCGGGTCACTCCCACCAGGTCCACGACGTTCTGGATGCGGCAATATGGCTGGTTGAAGATCACCTCGACCAGCTCGCGGCTGTACGCCTTGGGTGCCTGCTCGCGGACGTAGTCGCGGGCCTGCGCCTCCAGGCCGCGGATCGCCTGGATCTTGGCCGTCGTCCACGTCGCCGTCTCGGCCACGGCGCTGAGCATGTACTCGATCCACTCGGCCCACTGTCCGTGTCGGGTGACGTCCAGCAGCAGACGGTAGTAATCGCTGCGGTGACGGATGATGTAGCGCGACAGATACAGCACCGGCAGGTCGAGCAATCCCTGCTCGATCAGCATCAGCAGGTTCAGCACGCGTCCGGTGCGTCCGTTGCCATCGGTGAAGGGGTGAATGGCTTCGAACTGATAGTGCGCCACCGCCATGCGAATCAGCGGATCGATGTCGGTGTGCTCGTGGATGAAGCGCTCCCAGTTGGCCAGCTTGTCGCGCAGCAGGGTTTCGCCGACGGGCGGGGTGTAGATGACCTGCTGGGTCTGGTCGTTGGCCAGGGCAGTACCGGGCACGCGGCGGATCTGCATCTGCACCGCCTTGATGCGGCTGCAGACCACGATCGCGGTGTCCGTGCACAGCGGGCGCTGCCGCAACGACTGGAAGCCTTCGTAGAGCGCGCTGCGGTAGCGCAATGCCTCCTTGGTGGCCGGTTTCTGCGCCTTGTCCTGATCGTCGGCATAGCGGAACAGATCGTCCGTGGTGGTGACGATGTTCTCGATCTCCGAACTGGCCTGCGCCTCGAGGATCGGAATCGTGTTGATCAACACGGTGGGATTGGGCAGCAGCGCCGTGGCCTGTTTCAGCTCGGCCAGTGCAGTGCGGGCTTCTATGCAGACCTTGAGCAGATGCCGCGTCTCGATCTCTGCCGCGGGTGGAAGCGACGGGAGATCATTGAACGGGAGCTCGGCCTTGAACCTGGACACGTCTTCCATGGCTGCGTCGATCATGTTCGGGGAACGAACATGATGCAATGACACGTACTAAAAATCCATTTTTTTTAACATGATGGGGTGGATCAACAGCACTTGCACTGAAGAAACGTCCAATCCAGATACATGACAGCAGGGTCATGTATCGTTTTGGCCGCTTTCTATGCACGTCGCAGAAACCGACCAGGCGGTCTCTGCCAACCCGTTACCAGACCACCTCGGCCATCGAGCAGTTCAGGCCCGAGCCGATGCCCATCAGCGCGATCCGGTCGCCCTTCTTCAGGCGGCCCAGCTCGCGCAGCTTGCTGAGCACGATCGGCACGCTGGCCGGGCCGATGTTGCCGTGTTCGCCGAAGATGGTCATCACCTTCTTCGGGTCGATGCCGAAGTTCTTGATGAAGGCCTGGGTGTGCGGCTGGCTGACCTGGTGGATGACGTACTGGTCCAGTTCGTCCACCGCCCAGCCCAGCGCCTGGCGCGCGGCGGCGAAGGTCTTCTGCGCCAGCTTGATGCCTTCGATTAGCAACATGCGGGTATCGGTGACCATCCGGTCCAGGTTGCCCCGGCACAGGGTGTTCCACTGCGTCGCCGAGCGGGTCACGCCGCCGCGGTAGCGCGGCGCGTCCGGCACCAGTTCGGCGCGGGCCATCACCATGGCCGCGGCGCCGCAGCCCAGGGTCAGCGCGGCCAACTCGTCGCGGAACTCGTCGGCGGTCACGTCCGGCGAGGTCATCCGCTCCAGGGTCTTCTCGTACACCAGGTTGGCGGTTTCGCCGTCGACCACCAGCGCGTAGTCGATCTCGCCGCGCTCGATCATCCGCGCCGCGATGTCCATGCCGTTGATGAAGGCCAGGCAGGCGTTGGCGACGTCGAA
This genomic stretch from Xanthomonas sacchari harbors:
- a CDS encoding 3-oxoacyl-ACP synthase III, with the translated sequence MLFNNVSIAGLAHIDAPHTLTSKQINERLQPTYDRLGIRADVLGDIAGIHARRMWDQDMQASDAATLAARKAMSDAGIEAGQIGLLVNTSVSRDYLEPSTASIVSGNLGVSEQCMTFDVANACLAFINGMDIAARMIERGEIDYALVVDGETANLVYEKTLERMTSPDVTADEFRDELAALTLGCGAAAMVMARAELVPDAPRYRGGVTRSATQWNTLCRGNLDRMVTDTRMLLIEGIKLAQKTFAAARQALGWAVDELDQYVIHQVSQPHTQAFIKNFGIDPKKVMTIFGEHGNIGPASVPIVLSKLRELGRLKKGDRIALMGIGSGLNCSMAEVVW
- the fic gene encoding protein adenylyltransferase Fic, which codes for MIDAAMEDVSRFKAELPFNDLPSLPPAAEIETRHLLKVCIEARTALAELKQATALLPNPTVLINTIPILEAQASSEIENIVTTTDDLFRYADDQDKAQKPATKEALRYRSALYEGFQSLRQRPLCTDTAIVVCSRIKAVQMQIRRVPGTALANDQTQQVIYTPPVGETLLRDKLANWERFIHEHTDIDPLIRMAVAHYQFEAIHPFTDGNGRTGRVLNLLMLIEQGLLDLPVLYLSRYIIRHRSDYYRLLLDVTRHGQWAEWIEYMLSAVAETATWTTAKIQAIRGLEAQARDYVREQAPKAYSRELVEVIFNQPYCRIQNVVDLVGVTRQTAARHLRELVQIGVLQEQRMGKEKLFLHPAFLRLLSNDDHHLPAYRVTALGEDLMA
- a CDS encoding alpha/beta fold hydrolase translates to MNYPGYPFTPQRFQVRPGLHMSYLDEGPREGEVVVMLHGNPSWSYLWRTLVSGLSDRYRCIVPDHIGMGLSDKPDDAPGAQPGYDYTLQSRVDDLDALLRHLRIDGPVTLAVHDWGGMIGFGWALSHHAQLRRLVITNTAAFPLPAAKPMPWQIAMGRHWRLGEWFIRTFNAFSSGASWLGVSRRMPAGVRRAYVAPYDSWANRISTIRFMQDIPLSPADKAWSLLARAEQALPSFADRPAFIGWGLRDICFDHHFLEGFRRALPQAEVMAFENANHYVLEDKHEVLVPAIRRFLDAHPLS